AGCTAACATTTTagaaaagttattttttatgatcttTTATATGGCTAAAGAAGTTTTGAATGTCAATTTTCACTGACATGATTCAGTGGATGAAACAAATTtctatagaaaaaagatttctaTTGTCGAAAAACCGGTTTTTCGGgtagtttaaaaaattgtgtaaaattttgaaaattgtttgcAATTCAtgtggaaaaaataatgtattttttcaagactCGCCAGAGGcaattctcaaaattttattcgaaatgattttcaattgtttcggTTCATATTGAAAgtatcaaaatttcgaaatctacTTCACGTTTTAATTCTACACGTTTGTGTCGATTTAAATATCGCCCATAAGAATTTTCAACTCGTTAATTATGCTGacaaatcaagagacgcggtagcggctcgataTCATTTACATGGACTTGAGTATCACAGATTTTGGCAACCATTTCTTTGAATAAATAGTTTTTTAATATCAGCACACTAGTGAAAATATATTCCTACATTTTGAATACGAATTACTAGGAAAATGTCTGTACTACGTATGCAAAATGgtagaaattttatttatactgtTCAAGAATGCACGAAGTGCTTTGTCGTTcgtgttttttctcaattattcgCTTCAAAATAACTGAGATCAATATCCACAACGTTAGATATTGTGagtttttgcaaatttttcaattcttttttttgcaaatatcaTTTCAATGACAGCGTCAGTACTAAAGTATTTCACTAAATATTACTGTTAGGATCGAATTTAACGTAACATTTTATCGTAACGTATGGTATGCCCAACTCAAAATCGTTCCTTGGCCAATACTTTAATATCGGTGATTGATGAGGCCTCTCATCGTTCACCGAAAAATAAGCGAACAACACTGCCGCTGTGTAGCTCGcaataaatataaacaaaTGCCAAAGTGCGTGTAAGTACGGAAAATTGAGATTCAACCAAGTATCGCAAAACATACGATCGTTCAACCAACAAGCCACTGCCAAGACCCATACAGCACCGCAACGCAATCCCAAACGAAAGACTCTCTGCGATTTTGTTctgaaacaaacaaacaatcCTAATAATGAATCTGAATAAAATTATCACTCATTACATaccatttttatcgttttctcgagttattttctttctatcgAGTTTCGAGTTTgtgaaatgagaattttttaattatctaAAATTCCCTGTCTATGACATTGGCTCAGTGTTCAGTTGTCTATTTTTGGAATGACGCTGATACAATGACTCACATATGTGTATGTATATTGTCACGACGAAACATTACGTGTTGTGAATACAAGTTGcgtaaatgagaaaaacattCATGGAATGATTATAGATGAGAGTTTTAAAAGCAAATGAAAACAATACCGAAATAATCATTGTTATTAGGTATCCTCACGCAGCACAAAATTGCtatttctgtttaaaaaatgacgACTACCAATTTAATTCAATGGAAATAACACTATTTTTCTAGAACAAATACTGAGAGTTGTGAGAAGCAGTCCGTTGAAGGCACTTTTATTCTCCAACGATTCAAATAATCCGAAATCTTGATTGCAAAATTCTACGAATTGAGTCAGAAGAACGAATACCTTCTTAGTTCGAGGCCCATGAACCCAACCGCTGGAATGCCCAGAATCATCAGAGCAAAAGCATTGATAGCTGGATGCACAACAGCCAAACCAGTTGCAACAAGAGTCGGTAATAgaacaaagagagaaaatctTTTTCTGTTGTTTCGAAAAACTGCTGGAAAGTATCTTCTTGGAAAGAACATACAAAATCCAGCGGTGTAGACCCAAAGTATTGCTAATTCATCGAGCAACTGACCTgtcaaattaaataaaaaaccaacTCGTTATTCTCTTGGATCAATAGAGATAAACATAGGAAAATCTTCTGTCAAAAAGCTTACCGATCAGAGAAAGAGTTGCATGAAAATAAGCGCTGCTCAGACCAACGATCATAAGTAAAAACCAAATCACATGGATTCCTGGATTTACAAATCTTCCATAGTCTCGAAACAGATGCATAAGCACCGGTGGAAGCAACAGAAATATCACATTGCTCATCTAAAGCACACAAATACAGAAAGCAAAAGAAACAACATTTTTGACAATATCAACTTAATGAGATAATCTGGAGGAAATTTTTTGAGGATAagtaataaatctgaaaaaaaaaattaaaaaaaaaagaaaaagtaaaaaatccaAATATTTTAACTTGAATGCTAAAAAATTTGGTGGGAATACACAGCAGAATTTAGATTGAATGAATAAGTTAGTACttccaaaattgaaaattgtgctGTGTTGAATACAATCACTGCTAAAATTAACAGAAAAATTAGTTGATGtttaaaatttatacgaatacTGGGCCAATTTtactttattcatttttacaaaTACTTCCTTCAAACATGTACTTTCCATTTATTGAATCCTATTATAATTAGGAGTCGATTGAACAAAAGAAATGATTCATTCTTGacaaaattggaattttcctTTGTTGAAAATaggaaataaattcaaaaaaattgaaataattttttggttCCTCTGGAATTTCAAATCGTTGATAAAAGAAATGCGCGAATTAGCATGGATGTAACTGGCCAATTTCGttgtttgaaatgaaaatgcaaACGAGGCGCACAAGGGGATAAGAATAGtgaagaacgagaaaaaaataagtgtTGTGAAAATTTACCGTGTTCGTGAATTCCGCAATGCTTGGTGAAATACTATAATTTCCCTCACACCAATCGACAGGTGAACTGCCAGCTTCGAAGGGTTTCCACATTTTGGAGGAATGttaattctttttttgtcTCTCTATTCAGTGTTTGCATAGAGATAGACACAAAGAGTGACTTTTCGTAGATACGAAATTTAGTATCTATGATCTTTCATCGCGATTTGCGCGATGAGAATTTTCTcgcaaattttgttgcaatgaATGAAAGAATGTTTACTCAAGTGTCAAATAATAAACAGGATTTTTAATGAGTGTTATTGCAACCGTAATCGCAGAGAACAATCGTTGATTCTTATGTGTACTTAACTGATACATGCGCACTCGTTGTCAAACTGATCCCACTTGTCATTTGTCATGCTTCTCTTTGTTATCTTGCAAACGTTCCAAACCATCCAAGCAATGAATTGTAGACACTGCAGACAGAGCGGAGTTGCCGCTGCGGGGGAAGGAAAGACGTCAAACGCATATGGGATTTAAAGAGAGAAGGTgggaaaaacagaaaaagcCAGTTTACATTATAACGATGCACTTGTGAGTGCAAGAAAGCTAGACAGAAGGTGATCGTCGAAAGGCCGCGTGCAATGAGAGAGaaacgacgatgatgatgttGCGTATATGCATTTAAAGGGGCATTCGCATGACGCCTATATTCATTACTAACGAAAAACCCGCcgacattttaaaaatttcccaCTCCAAATGCAGTAATTGACGCTATAAACAATATCAACAATATACGTGGATTAGCGTTCAAATTAAATGGGCATAGTCACGATAAAAATGCCCAGTAATCAAAGCATTCGATTAAGTACAACGTGCAAATACAATATTAACAAATAGCACGGCGTTGCTCTATTTTTTCCGTAGTAGTACCGTGCGGTCGTTACACGATTATCCCGGTGTTTGTTCGAcgaccaaatttcataaaatacgTGGtgttacaattattgtttcagTGTATGTCAACGgcagttgaaaatttaaccaaGTATTCAATAATTGGAAATATTTAACCAATTTGTTCCTCTGGGAAAGCGTTTTACTTTTAAAGGTTAAAAAAACTAACCTTAAATGTTCTCCGAATATACGCACCTTTGTGTTCTACGTTTGTGTTAAAAGTTGTGACCGGacggaaaaattattttgaaacatGTATTCGATTTGCAAGAGTACGCATCCAGCGACCGGTGTCGAACATGCAATAActtgttattttttcgataGAACGGAGAAATGTTTGGTTGTCGCAGGTGCCAATATTATTCGAGTATTTCGGTTAATTCCGGATTCAGACAGCAGCAAACGGGAAAAATATTCCggtgagataaaaataaaaataataacacgAGTTACAATGCATTTCTGATGTATAATCggtcgtttttgtacttttttcgaCCGTTTTCTGgtcgtacaatccgctagggtaattatataatattgcAGTATCGCCGATTGCacatgtatattttttttttttattttcatacaaaACAGATACCAGACCACCCAAAATGAAACTAGAATGTTTGGGGCAGTACACACTGCAAGGTAACGTAATGTCTCTGCAGGCAGTCCATTTGGTTGGATCCCAAAGAGATTCCTTGCTTGTGAGTTTTCGGGATGCTAAGCTTTCGGTCGTCGAGTATGATCTTGATACTCATGAGCTCAGAACTGTGTCTCTCCATTATTTCGAAGAGGAAGAAATGAGAgtaagtttgaattttttctacaGATTTGTGTTGTAGAAATCAATTCTTATATATTTAATATTGGGATACAAAAATAATGTCACGACTAAATGTAAATTTAATTCTTTGTTCTTCAGGATGGGTGGACTCATCACCATCATATTCCAATCGTAAGGGTCGATCCTGAGGGAAGATGCGCCGTCATGTTGGTTTATGGACGTAAATTGGTGGTTCTGCCTTTTCGTAAAGATCCATCTCTGGACGATGCAGATCTCATGGATACTGCCAAAATGACTACTCATCACAAAACTCCGATTTTATCATCTTACATGATCGTACTGAAAACTCTGGAAGAGAAAATGGACAATATCATTGATTTGCAATTTCTTTATGGTTATTACGAACCAACGTTACTTATTCTATACGAACCGGTTCGCACATTTGCCGGGTAAGAAGCTTTGCATATGTTTTTCTCTGGGTTTTTGGATGACACATTGACCATGACTTATTATGTTTGAATTCTGGGCTCCAGACGCATTGCTGTGAGGCAAGATACGTGCGCTATGGTCGCAATTTCACTCAATATTCAACAAAGAGTCCATCCAATCATCTGGTCTGTCTCGAATTTACCCTTCGACTGTGTCCAAGCTGTACCTGTAAAAAAACCTCTTGGAGGCACTCTCATCATGGCTGTCAATTCTTTGATCTATCTCAATCAAAGTATTCCACCTTATGGAGTTTCACTAAATAGTTTAAGCGACGCTAGCACCAATTTCCCTCTCAGTGAGTATCAACATATCAAAACTCGAGTTCTAGCTTCATTGAGAAGTTTTCTTAGATTCGAATTTCAATATgcttttcgaaaatcgaaatgttaccaaaaacaaaaaatcatttcctctGTTGTTCAGTTTTGATTTCAAAGtgttttctgaaaaatatagttctcaaccaattgttaaaataattgtaaaaTACCATCTAAAActgtaatttttaaaaaaattcaaaacgcgAAGAAAAACGATCCATATGTCCCTGGATCAAAGTACCTTGAAATGAGCTATGGAATAAAATAAACTgatcattttcaaattttatacaCTCTTTTTTATAGAACCGCAGGAAGGAGTGAAAATGAGTCTCGAAGGAGCCCAGGTGTGTTTTATATCGTCAGATCGTCTCGTGATCTCATTAAAGAGTGGTGAACTCTACGTGTTGTCGTTATACGCTGACAGTATGAGATCCGTTCGTGGTTTTCATTTCGACAAAGCAGCTGCCAGTGTTTTGACGTCATGCGTAagtttcagtatttttttcaaaaaatcatcaacgAATCAACTGCGTTTGTCGACGAATAATGCCCAATTCCATTTTCCAGGTGTGCATGTGCGAAGACAATTATCTATTCTTGGGTTCACGTCTCGGAAACTCATTGCTACTTCGTTTTACCGAGAAAGAGCCTGAAGCAGTTCATCAGCCCGGGGATGAAACCGCAAAGTCGAGTGAAGAAATAACACTCGACGACGACAGCAGCGATGAAATAcctgcgaaaaaaatgaaacaagacTCGCTCGGCGACTGGATGGCTTCGGATGTTTTGGACATCAAAGATCCGGAAGAACTAGAAGTTTATGGCAACGAGACGCAAACATCAATGCGAATAAGCTCATATATTTTCGAAGTATGCGATTCAGTTATAATTATTACTGAATTTCGATGAGAATATGCACACAAATACAATTCGTTCgaatcaatttgaaattggTCTTAGAAGAAAactaattttcattaaaaaaatataaaattttcttttcaatacaATTTCAGAGAGAATAATTTGGTTTTATCGTGTTTTCTCGACTATGATGATTTAGGTATGCGACAGTTTATTGAACATCGGACCGTGTGGTAATATCTCGATGGGCGAGCCGGCTTTTCTTTCTGAAGAATTTTCCCACTCTTCGGATCCAGATGTTGAATTAGTGACGACCTCTGGTTATGGAAAAAACGGTGCTTTGTGTGTTCTTCAACGTTCCATACGACCACAAGTCGTCACTACATTCGAGTTGCCCGGGTGCGAGGACATGTGGACCGTTATCGGCGCCCCTAACGTCGAAACTCAAACGAAAGGAGAAAACGAGGGACAGCACTCGTTTCTCATTCTCAGTCACGAGGATTCAACCATGGTActgaatttctttttatcatATATAAAACTTTGAATTATCTTTAGCCAAAAATGAAATCAAATTGAATTGTTAGCCCATCCTCAAGAATATGAACGCATTTGCCTTctgttttcagtttttttatgcatttttACTTCTGTGAATAGATGATAGGCAATTTATTTTACTTGCAGGTATTGCAAACCGGTCAAGAAATAAACGAAGTGGAACAGAGTGGTTTTAGCACACAAGGGACGACCATTTTCGCCGGAAACCTCGGTGCTAATCGTTACATCGTTCAGGTCACACAAATGGGGGTTCGACTGATGCAGGGAGTTGAGCAAATTCAACACATGCCTATGGATCTTGGTTGCCCGATAATTCACGCTAGTTGTGCTGATCCTTACGTTACTTTGTTGACCGAAGACGGTCAAGTTATGTTACTCACTCTTCGAGAGGGTCGTGGAACACCGAGACTACACGCTCAACCGGCAGAGCTCCTATTCGTATGTTACTTGAATacagttaataaaaaatcgattttttgaacgcATATTTCAATCATAAATTGATGgaacaaaattttacgattgaacGTTACAGCGACCGCAAATAGAAGCGCTTTGCGCGTACAGAGACGTCAGTGGGATATTCACCAAAAATTTGACCGGTGAATCGGAAGTCGTTGTACCTCAAGAAGACAAAAATCTTGAAGAACCAACGGTCATTGGCAACGTTGACAACGAAGATGATTTGTTATACGGCGATGCACCAACTTTTCAAATGCCCGTCATTCAACCTCCAAAGATTCAAGACGTTACCACAAAGAAGCAACCATGgtatgggaaaaaaatgaacgattggAAATTGATCATATTTCCGTTTGAAATTGAAGTTTACATTGTTAATTATCTTCGTTTTAAGCAAAAACAAATGATTCGTCAATAACTGCAGTAAATTTCAGGTGGCAAAAACACTTGCAAGAAGTTAAACCTACATACTGGCTTCTCGTTTACCGCGACAGCGGTACGTTGGAAATTTATTCGCTGCCAGATCTTCGTCTCTCTTATCTTATTAGAAATTTCGGTTACGGACAGTACGTTCTTCACGACAGCATGGAGTCGACGTCTTTGCATACGTCTTCGGTAAACGAAATTCCAAATCGCGAGATGCAGGTAAGACATTTCACCCATGGTATTAAAATATGCATCTTTCACATGCGAACAAAACTTCTTTTACCTGCTACCACGTAAAAGTTATTTACAATAATTGTGGGCTTTGGAAGTGTGTTAAACTTTGCTCAGCATCGAAGATTAAATCATAATTTTGATATTTCGAAAGATGAACTCAAGGTCATGGAATATACGGAGGAATAATGGAGACTTCGTTCAATTTCaggtacgagaaatattgatgGTCGCTCTTGGACATCACGGTAACAGGCCCATGTTATTGATACGCCTGGATTCGGAATTGCAAATTTATCAAGCGTACAAGTACCCGAAAGGCCATTTAAAATTACGTTTTAAGAAGCTCGATCATTCCATTATTCCTGGACAGTTGAAGTAAGagctcaactttttttcaaattcgttatattattactattcctggtgaaattttgaaaatctttccatCGTAGAGCCAAAACGAAGCAAGAAGATGCGCCAAACGTATCGGAGGTTCGAACGAATATGATGCGATATTTTAGCAATATTGCTGGATACAATGGCGTATTTATTTGCGGTGATTATCCTCACTGGATTTTCTTGACCGGGCGAGGCGAGCTGCGAACTCATCCCATGGGAATCGACGGTGGCATCATGTCCTTCGCACCCTTCAATAATGTTAATTGTCCACAGGGATTCTTGTACTTCAATAGAAAAGTGAGTAAATTTACAGAAGTAATAAACAAACGTTGTTCATAATATCactcaattttgaaaatttatatttttgagaGCCATTCTTTAATAACGATGATtccattcaaattttaaaaccAAATGAGTTTTTAGGAGGAGTTGAGGATTTGCGTTTTACCGACGCATTTATCCTACGACGCACCGTGGCCGGTTCGAAAAGTTCCTCTTCGATGTACACCACATTTCGTCACTTATCACGTTGAGACGAAAACTTACTGCGTTATAACAAGTACGGCCGAGCCCCTGAAAAGTTATTACCGTTTTAATGGTGAAGACAAGGTGAGGATAATCattatttcacaaatttcatttcttatcGATCCAATTAACACAGCGTTTGATTATCCGCTCCTGGAATGGGGTCTAAGCAACCGCAATGACAACAAAAACTCTATAAAACGAAACAAGTCTGAAACTAGATGTTTGAATacttttacattatttttggCTCACATTGAAATGGATTATTAAAGGAATTTACGGAAGAGGAAAGACCCGATCGGTTCATTTTTCCCTCACAAGAATTATTCAGCATCGTATTATTTTCTCCGGTCTCTTGGGAAACTATACcaaacacgaaaattgaacTCGATCAATGGGAACACGTAACCTGCCTGAAAAATGTAGCTTTGGCTTACGAGGGCACGAGATCCGGATTGAAGGGTTACATCGTTCTTGGAACAAATTATAACTATGGCGAAGATATAACTAGTCGTGGAAGGGTACGTTACATTTcgtctattttttattgacgTTCTATTCAAATATCAACTAATTTTCCATTTGTTATTTTCACAGATCCTCATATTCGATATTATCGAAGTTGTACCTGAACCCGGTCAACCATTGACGAAGAATCGTTTCAAACAAATATACGCTAAAGAGCAGAAAGGCCCGATAACTGCGATAACTCAAGTGTCGGGCTTTCTTGTATCCGCAGTTGGCCAAAAGGTAATAATTCGCAAACGAATGAATTCATGTTGATTAGtaagaaataattatttttctttcacgatTGGTTGATATCCTGCTTCAATCTGATATTTCCTATTGATTTTAGATTTACATATGGCAGCTAAAAGACAACGATCTCGTGGGAGTCGCGTTTATAGACACTCAAATTTATATTCATCAAATGTTGAGCATCAAAAGTCTGATTCTCGTAGCAGACGTTTATAAGTCGATAAGTCTGTTGAGATTTCAAGAGGAGTATCGAACACTGTCGCTCGTCAGCAGGGTaagaattgaaattcttgattttcgtaaaaatgagcaaaaaaatgaatgtctAAACGTAAATCag
This sequence is a window from Venturia canescens isolate UGA chromosome 8, ASM1945775v1, whole genome shotgun sequence. Protein-coding genes within it:
- the bwa gene encoding alkaline ceramidase, with protein sequence MWKPFEAGSSPVDWCEGNYSISPSIAEFTNTMSNVIFLLLPPVLMHLFRDYGRFVNPGIHVIWFLLMIVGLSSAYFHATLSLIGQLLDELAILWVYTAGFCMFFPRRYFPAVFRNNRKRFSLFVLLPTLVATGLAVVHPAINAFALMILGIPAVGFMGLELRRTKSQRVFRLGLRCGAVWVLAVACWLNDRMFCDTWLNLNFPYLHALWHLFIFIASYTAAVLFAYFSVNDERPHQSPILKYWPRNDFELGIPYVTIKCYVKFDPNSNI
- the CPSF1 gene encoding cleavage and polyadenylation specificity factor subunit 1 isoform X2; this translates as MGFKERRTEKCLVVAGANIIRVFRLIPDSDSSKREKYSDTRPPKMKLECLGQYTLQGNVMSLQAVHLVGSQRDSLLVSFRDAKLSVVEYDLDTHELRTVSLHYFEEEEMRDGWTHHHHIPIVRVDPEGRCAVMLVYGRKLVVLPFRKDPSLDDADLMDTAKMTTHHKTPILSSYMIVLKTLEEKMDNIIDLQFLYGYYEPTLLILYEPVRTFAGRIAVRQDTCAMVAISLNIQQRVHPIIWSVSNLPFDCVQAVPVKKPLGGTLIMAVNSLIYLNQSIPPYGVSLNSLSDASTNFPLKPQEGVKMSLEGAQVCFISSDRLVISLKSGELYVLSLYADSMRSVRGFHFDKAAASVLTSCVCMCEDNYLFLGSRLGNSLLLRFTEKEPEAVHQPGDETAKSSEEITLDDDSSDEIPAKKMKQDSLGDWMASDVLDIKDPEELEVYGNETQTSMRISSYIFEVCDSLLNIGPCGNISMGEPAFLSEEFSHSSDPDVELVTTSGYGKNGALCVLQRSIRPQVVTTFELPGCEDMWTVIGAPNVETQTKGENEGQHSFLILSHEDSTMVLQTGQEINEVEQSGFSTQGTTIFAGNLGANRYIVQVTQMGVRLMQGVEQIQHMPMDLGCPIIHASCADPYVTLLTEDGQVMLLTLREGRGTPRLHAQPAELLFRPQIEALCAYRDVSGIFTKNLTGESEVVVPQEDKNLEEPTVIGNVDNEDDLLYGDAPTFQMPVIQPPKIQDVTTKKQPWWQKHLQEVKPTYWLLVYRDSGTLEIYSLPDLRLSYLIRNFGYGQYVLHDSMESTSLHTSSVNEIPNREMQVREILMVALGHHGNRPMLLIRLDSELQIYQAYKYPKGHLKLRFKKLDHSIIPGQLKAKTKQEDAPNVSEVRTNMMRYFSNIAGYNGVFICGDYPHWIFLTGRGELRTHPMGIDGGIMSFAPFNNVNCPQGFLYFNRKEELRICVLPTHLSYDAPWPVRKVPLRCTPHFVTYHVETKTYCVITSTAEPLKSYYRFNGEDKEFTEEERPDRFIFPSQELFSIVLFSPVSWETIPNTKIELDQWEHVTCLKNVALAYEGTRSGLKGYIVLGTNYNYGEDITSRGRILIFDIIEVVPEPGQPLTKNRFKQIYAKEQKGPITAITQVSGFLVSAVGQKIYIWQLKDNDLVGVAFIDTQIYIHQMLSIKSLILVADVYKSISLLRFQEEYRTLSLVSRDFRPSEVYTIEYLIDNTNMGFLVADGESNIALFMYQPESHESLGGQKLIRKADFHLGQKINTFFRIRCKISDPANDRKHFTGADRRHVTMYATLDGSLGYILPVQEKTYRRLLMLQNVLVSHISHIAGLNPKAYRTYKSHIRMQGNPARGIIDGDLVWRYLHLPNNEKIEVAKKIGTRVPEIIEDIIEIDRQTAHF
- the CPSF1 gene encoding cleavage and polyadenylation specificity factor subunit 1 isoform X1, producing MYSICKSTHPATGVEHAITCYFFDRTEKCLVVAGANIIRVFRLIPDSDSSKREKYSDTRPPKMKLECLGQYTLQGNVMSLQAVHLVGSQRDSLLVSFRDAKLSVVEYDLDTHELRTVSLHYFEEEEMRDGWTHHHHIPIVRVDPEGRCAVMLVYGRKLVVLPFRKDPSLDDADLMDTAKMTTHHKTPILSSYMIVLKTLEEKMDNIIDLQFLYGYYEPTLLILYEPVRTFAGRIAVRQDTCAMVAISLNIQQRVHPIIWSVSNLPFDCVQAVPVKKPLGGTLIMAVNSLIYLNQSIPPYGVSLNSLSDASTNFPLKPQEGVKMSLEGAQVCFISSDRLVISLKSGELYVLSLYADSMRSVRGFHFDKAAASVLTSCVCMCEDNYLFLGSRLGNSLLLRFTEKEPEAVHQPGDETAKSSEEITLDDDSSDEIPAKKMKQDSLGDWMASDVLDIKDPEELEVYGNETQTSMRISSYIFEVCDSLLNIGPCGNISMGEPAFLSEEFSHSSDPDVELVTTSGYGKNGALCVLQRSIRPQVVTTFELPGCEDMWTVIGAPNVETQTKGENEGQHSFLILSHEDSTMVLQTGQEINEVEQSGFSTQGTTIFAGNLGANRYIVQVTQMGVRLMQGVEQIQHMPMDLGCPIIHASCADPYVTLLTEDGQVMLLTLREGRGTPRLHAQPAELLFRPQIEALCAYRDVSGIFTKNLTGESEVVVPQEDKNLEEPTVIGNVDNEDDLLYGDAPTFQMPVIQPPKIQDVTTKKQPWWQKHLQEVKPTYWLLVYRDSGTLEIYSLPDLRLSYLIRNFGYGQYVLHDSMESTSLHTSSVNEIPNREMQVREILMVALGHHGNRPMLLIRLDSELQIYQAYKYPKGHLKLRFKKLDHSIIPGQLKAKTKQEDAPNVSEVRTNMMRYFSNIAGYNGVFICGDYPHWIFLTGRGELRTHPMGIDGGIMSFAPFNNVNCPQGFLYFNRKEELRICVLPTHLSYDAPWPVRKVPLRCTPHFVTYHVETKTYCVITSTAEPLKSYYRFNGEDKEFTEEERPDRFIFPSQELFSIVLFSPVSWETIPNTKIELDQWEHVTCLKNVALAYEGTRSGLKGYIVLGTNYNYGEDITSRGRILIFDIIEVVPEPGQPLTKNRFKQIYAKEQKGPITAITQVSGFLVSAVGQKIYIWQLKDNDLVGVAFIDTQIYIHQMLSIKSLILVADVYKSISLLRFQEEYRTLSLVSRDFRPSEVYTIEYLIDNTNMGFLVADGESNIALFMYQPESHESLGGQKLIRKADFHLGQKINTFFRIRCKISDPANDRKHFTGADRRHVTMYATLDGSLGYILPVQEKTYRRLLMLQNVLVSHISHIAGLNPKAYRTYKSHIRMQGNPARGIIDGDLVWRYLHLPNNEKIEVAKKIGTRVPEIIEDIIEIDRQTAHF